Part of the Rhizoctonia solani chromosome 2, complete sequence genome is shown below.
TCAGGCGCGGCTCTATCCGTCCTAACAGCGCTCGAACGCTATGCTCGGAAAATAAAAGGGTTAAAGGGGATAAGACTCGAAGCGGGGGAGTTGCACGTTGAAGCTATAAAGTACGTACTACCCCCACCTCGACAAACTGAGATTGACTGTGGCGGAATGTATTTAGGTTTTATACTAGGAACGGGTACAAGGAGATTGAACGTTTTGGGAATTATAAAGATGTTCCTTGGTCTCGGTGTTTTGAAAAGAAATTTGAGTGAGGGAGATCTCCGAGGATGGGTTAGTTGGAGTGTATGCGTGAGGGCTAGAGGCAGAGTAAATATTCTGCATTGTGGATTTAGATTGGCAGACAACAGCATGAATACTGATTCTCAGATACCTGCATGGTTTCGTAGAGTCCGTGTGGTTTCGGAGGATGTATATGTGTGTATGATCTTGATACCAAAGACACTTTTGCGTACCGCAGCCACCCCTGCATTATGGGGCGCAATTCTAAATATGAGCAGTTGTCAAATACGTCTTGTTTAACCGATCTACAAGATAAATGGGTCGTTATAGCCCAGCAAACAGAACCCTCAAACTCAATAGTAAAGGGCCTTGGCTGATAGACAGATGCCGAGACTCGTGCCCGAAGGTGCCTTGCTTACATGCGTGTAATTCACACTGTCTTAAAACGTATTTTTCAGGGAGTACCTTCCCGATCGGGGTATTATAATCACACACAAAAACGGTAGCAGCACCAGGGAGATTATTCTCTTTTTGTTTATGGGAATAGCCAGCCGAGTTAGCGGGTCCCACAAAACTTCATTTGATTACACAACTTAAGCCACTGGTAAATTCTATGTACTACCACACGGACTCACACCAAGGGTATGGATATAGCTCGGCTTCTTATTATTAAAGTAACACAAGATATTCAACAACACCATGTTCCAGCTAACATCCAAAAATTACTTTGCAACAGAACACTAGAGTGCACAGTTCAATCCACTCAATCTCACGTACTATAGGTTAAAGTTACCCGGACTTACCATACGAATGGTACTCTTATTTCTTGACTACCGAAGTAGCGACCGGTCCCCTTGGGCTATCGGTCACTTCAAATAATACATCATCGCCTTCGCGTAGGGCGCCCCTTCCCGGACCCCTATCGGCCACACTTGTGTGGCGAACAAACACATCCGGCCCACCGTCGTTCGGGGTGATAAACCCGCGTCCTTGGGCtaagagagaaagagagagaggaaGAGAGGAAGAGGGGAAGAGAAGGGGGGCGGggaagagaaagagagggaaAGAGACAGAAAGAGAGAGCGTGTGCGTGAGGTAACGAATCTTGTTATAGTGAACTGGCTTACCCTCATTGAACCATTTAACAGAACCAGCTTTGGGGGGCATTGCAAGAGTAGTAAGGATACTGAACTGAGAGACAATAAACTTGAGTTTATATGCAACGATGGTCATATCAAGCGCCATTGTTTGAATGGTGTAGGCGGTTAAAACCACAAAATGGGTTTCCGCCGGTACCGAGTTCATTCCTAGTCTTAGCCCAGAGAACCAGGCCGTACAAGGACTAGCGTTACACTACTAGAGGGTATTGGCATCAGCGATCGATAGGCTCTCCTTACTAACCCCCTCGAGTGCTTTGCATTACACGATTGCCCTGTGGATATTCATATTCCGTAACTAACCTTTTATAATTGGGGATGTGCTTGTTTGGAGCAAACTATGTGCCGGAGCTATTCTTAGGTAGATCTAATAAAGGTATCGTCCGAGGTGAGATTTTAATCGAGTTTTTGttaaaaagaaaaagaaaaaaaagaaaaagaaaaaggagATGCTTTCCTCTCTCGGTTTGAATTCTTCTTGGGTAAAGGAGCGAGCACTTACTTGCTACATTTTGCCTAGTTAGCATTGTCACTCCGGAATCGCATAGGAGTTGATATCTTCTACCGCCGGCCCCAGTTTGATCAGGCTAAGTCTTTGGACTGGGTACAAAGTTTAAAGCCCCAAAATCCAATTCGATTGATTTGTTATCAGGTTCGAAGTACCTCTATTGGTTGTCGATCACGAGAGGATGATGGATTTGCCCCAACCTTACCTCAAGACTGAGTATGGCGCCGGTGTGTAAAGCGAATACCCTCAGATCAGATCGATTTATTACAATTGAATTACGCTGATTGATCATGGATCGAGCGGCGGATGGTTGTCGATGACAGCGCCGAGACCTGATGAAGTACGGCGATCAAGTTGAACccccaaaagtacggaaaatccgcatgaagtccagattttgccaacactccacaTATAACGCACGATTTTTTACACCCAGAAAATCCACACTTTTGGGGCCCACCGTGGATGGCGCACTGTCACAATAGGCCGTTGAGTTTAGGATCAGCCACGATTCCTCGCAGATCGCTCAAACCAGCAGCTACTGGTACATGTCAGAATTGATGTTGCGGGCCTCCTGGGTTTATGCAGGGATTCGACGGCCTTTTGCGCCCCATGTCTTGTTCACGTGCTTGCCTGTCATATTAGCCTTGGCAACATTATGCATTTTGTGATTCTACCTGATCGAAATTGGGTCGAGTTTGATGTCTGAATAGGTGGGCCTCGTATTGTACATATTTACTCACTGTTGATGGGAATCAGTTTTGATTGGCATTCGGGCGCGTTTTCCAACGATCCAATAGCTATTGTTGTGGACAAATTTCTAGAGAGAATCCAGGATTGAGGCTAGAGATCTTCAACGCTCCCAGAGCTGAGCCAAACTCAAAGTGGCACAGTGCTCCAAGCTTAATTTGGTCGTGTATGTCATGATCGGGCATTATCAAGGATTAGCAAACCAAGTCCCCAAGGATAAAAATAGCAGTACAGATAGCGGAGCGAGTGGTGTGGACTCATGGATGGAGCTGCAACGCAATACAGTCGACGCCCTCTCCATGCTCGTTGATGGGCTCCAATTCAAATGCACGTTTCTAGGAAAAGAAGGGGGTGTTTTTTGCTTAATCAGTAGATTAATAATCAGCTGCTTTCTTGTTTCTGAGGGGCTGCACACGAGCAAACGGTACAAAGAGATGCATTGCTTAAGACACATAATCTATATGCGTATTAATTGCAAGGAGGGACTAAAGGAGCGACATTGTTACGAGATCAGACACAAAAGTTTGCAAACCAAATTATTCGACTAAAGCCTAGCCTGAGCAAACATATCGCGAAGTTCACGCTCGGGGTCCTCCGGGGGCAAAATCTGCTGCTGGAATGTGAGGCGCTGGCGCTTGGGGCTCTCTTCGGACATGATTGGGCTTTTACGGAAGTTGATTAACACCCAATGCATTGATGTCGACTGGATTGCGAAGCATATACTCACTAGTGATATCTAAAAAAAGACGCAAAAAAGAGAGAAAATTACAGAGACAAAGCAATTGTGGTGGCAAGATTGAGACATGTATTCACAAGAGCTCTGCTTAAATACAGGAAAGTGTAATTTTTTTCGCTGAACCCAGAGGCTGTCGGTTGTTGTGCCTAATGGGGATAGTGGCTGTGGCACAAAAACAGTTAGAAAGCAAAGTCATGAAATTGCGAACCCGTTTGTCAGCTAGAAACCGAAACACGAGCATCCGGAGGGAGAGCATGGAGAGGGCGTCGACTGTAAGTTGATAGTCTTGCCTTGATAACTATACTCAACTCCAAGAGAAGTAGCAAAAATAGAGGGAGCATGAATCTGCCTAATCTACCGCACCAATTAAAGATTCTCAGTAAGTCCTGTAGTTATAGATGGGGGCACTGGCGTTGTTGGCCCGATTCGGTTGACATATATGTGAGTTGATTTTCCTTATGGAGCTAAAGAAGCTAGGAGAGTGCACGTGATTCTATATAAGGTACAGTACTGATGGGACATTTCATACGACGCTTTTATCGAACTTGAGGGGTTTGCGACCACACGTGTAAACAGAGGCAGAAGCGGCTCTATAATCATTTGAAGTACTACATGCATACAGCCCAGAAGTACATAACGATAGATAGTTATAAATTAGCCAAGCCAAAAAGTATATTAAAGACATGGAAAGGGGAGAATAGAAGATGATAAGTGCGATCTACAAGTTAAATGTAGACCTGACCTGTTGAATAATCATCTCGTCAGTAATATACTCTTCAGTCTGAACATCGCAATCAACATCCACCAGCTCTTGCGCGGAGGGTAGTTGTTCCCTTCATGCCCTTGGTAGTAGTCTATGATACGTAGCTTGACATTGAGAATGATTTTGACCGCTTGATTTTATCTTGTACAGGCACGGCAACAGAAAGCGGTCGGGGACGCCTTGGGGTTCGAGATTTTTTCGAGTTAGGGGCCAGAGGCATTGATAACAGTGGTGGTTCAAGCCATGGGCGCCGGTCTTACTCAGCCGTGGCTGTACGTATTTGCAAGCATTTTCTGTTATATTTCACGTAAGCAGAACCCCACTTCTATCGAGTAGGAGGGGTACAGAATCGAGGGGTCCCACTGTACTGACCATGCTCCGAGGATTTTGTGAGATTAAGGTTACGTTGTATTTCGCTATAATATCGTAAACCCTCTAGTCCGAATGTAATGCTAGTTGGGATACTTTTTCCATAGGCCCATCGCTTCCATTTACAACCTCGGCCGCATACTCGTCGGCCTTCTTTTCGGTTAAATTCTTTCAGTAGAGCGACGTCGCGAAGAAAACTCTATTCCTTGATTGACCACCTCGGAGATTCTCCAGCATCTCACGCTGCGACCGGACGTCATTTAGATCCGTAAAACGTTTCTTGGGTAAAATTCGCGCCGAGGCTTGGCTTCAAGAAG
Proteins encoded:
- a CDS encoding cold-shock DNA-binding domain protein, whose protein sequence is MNSVPAETHFVVLTAYTIQTMALDMTIVAYKLKFIVSQFSILTTLAMPPKAGSVKWFNEAQGRGFITPNDGGPDVFVRHTSVADRGPGRGALREGDDVLFEVTDSPRGPVATSVVKK